Proteins from one Methanobacteriaceae archaeon genomic window:
- the mcrB gene encoding coenzyme-B sulfoethylthiotransferase subunit beta has product MAKFEDKVDLYDDRGNLVEAEVPIEALSPLKNPAIKSIVQGIKRTIAVNLEGTENALKTAKVGGPACKILGREMDLDIVGNAEAIAEKAKEMIKVEEDDDTTVELLGGGKRALVQVPSARFEAAAEYSAAPLVTSAAFVQAIIDVCDVDMYDANMVKAAILGRYPQSVEYLGGNIASMLDLPQKLEGPGYALRNILVNHVVAATLKNTMQTSALSSILEQSAMFEMGDAVGKFERMHLLGLAYQGMNADNMVFDLVKENGATGTVGSVIESTVERAKADGVIGVEKDLNGFNVYGTDDMAKWNAYAAAGLIAATMVNQGAARAAQGVSSTILYYNDILEFETGLPSVDFGRAEGVAVGFSFFSHSIYGGGGPGIFNGNHIVTRHSKGFAIPCVAAAMALDAGTQMFSPEATSGLIKEVFSQVDEFREPLKYVNEAAAEIKNQV; this is encoded by the coding sequence ATGGCAAAGTTTGAAGATAAGGTCGACTTGTACGACGACAGGGGTAATCTTGTCGAAGCAGAAGTCCCCATAGAAGCCTTAAGTCCATTGAAAAACCCAGCAATCAAATCGATTGTACAAGGTATAAAAAGGACTATAGCAGTGAACCTCGAAGGTACAGAAAACGCTTTGAAAACTGCAAAAGTAGGTGGACCTGCATGTAAGATTCTAGGCCGAGAAATGGACCTGGACATTGTAGGAAACGCAGAAGCAATTGCAGAAAAAGCAAAAGAAATGATAAAGGTCGAGGAAGACGACGATACCACAGTAGAACTACTGGGTGGAGGAAAAAGGGCATTAGTCCAAGTTCCATCCGCACGTTTCGAAGCAGCAGCTGAATATTCAGCAGCTCCACTGGTAACTTCTGCTGCATTTGTACAAGCCATAATTGACGTATGTGACGTAGACATGTACGACGCCAACATGGTCAAAGCAGCTATCTTAGGAAGATACCCACAATCTGTGGAGTACTTAGGTGGAAACATTGCATCCATGTTAGACCTACCACAAAAACTGGAAGGCCCAGGTTATGCTCTGCGTAACATTCTGGTCAACCACGTGGTAGCAGCAACCCTGAAAAACACCATGCAAACATCAGCTCTTTCCAGCATCCTGGAACAATCAGCAATGTTTGAAATGGGTGATGCAGTAGGAAAATTCGAAAGAATGCACCTATTAGGACTGGCTTACCAGGGAATGAACGCTGACAACATGGTATTCGACCTGGTAAAAGAAAATGGTGCTACAGGTACCGTTGGATCAGTCATAGAATCCACTGTTGAAAGGGCTAAAGCAGATGGTGTTATCGGTGTAGAAAAAGACCTGAACGGGTTCAATGTCTACGGAACCGATGACATGGCTAAATGGAATGCATACGCCGCTGCAGGATTAATAGCAGCCACCATGGTTAACCAGGGTGCTGCACGTGCTGCCCAAGGTGTATCCTCAACTATCCTATACTACAACGACATTCTAGAATTCGAAACTGGATTACCAAGCGTAGACTTCGGTCGAGCTGAAGGTGTAGCAGTAGGATTCTCCTTCTTCAGCCACTCTATATACGGTGGTGGAGGTCCTGGTATCTTTAACGGTAACCACATCGTGACTCGACACAGTAAAGGTTTCGCCATACCATGTGTGGCAGCAGCAATGGCACTAGACGCAGGTACACAGATGTTCTCACCTGAAGCAACCTCCGGACTAATCAAAGAAGTGTTCAGTCAAGTGGACGAGTTCCGAGAACCACTGAAATACGTGAACGAAGCAGCAGCGGAGATTAAAAACCAAGTCTAA
- the mmp10 gene encoding methyl coenzyme M reductase-arginine methyltransferase Mmp10 (Mmp10 (methanogenesis marker protein 10) is a cobalamin-requiring radical SAM methyltransferase that creates the methylarginine modification to methyl coenzyme M reductase.) → MQIIADVGGIPGKDCRGFCKYCYFRKVKEGDPLGCRTCLPGTFGCEQCTSGVREQKNEFIPPFMVVNSVKTSIMMGNFPEEDLKINISGGGDVSCYPHLLDITSAFSQWEIPIHLGYTSGKGIDDPQMATNLISHGVEEVTFTVFSTNPDLRKNWMGDKNPQAALDALKLFSEGCEVHAAAVIVPGVNDGEELRRTCSDLEEWGAKAFILMRFANYRNQGLILRNEPIIEGLEPHSLQEFEELVRSINKEFNLRVTGTPVCDPENDSPFALSLEKNWEYLDILSEVTSEATVLTSKVAKPYIEKIFNAIGASDLVNVVAADQDIGCLITQQDLEDLDLQDLKETVMIPGRAFVHDKKATEILSRDGVERIVARGPDKLSVDGEMSGTLSPEDVLKTELIAFQDLIEAINFFGVRKK, encoded by the coding sequence ATGCAAATAATTGCAGATGTGGGTGGTATACCCGGTAAAGACTGTAGAGGGTTCTGTAAATATTGCTATTTTCGCAAGGTTAAAGAAGGTGATCCTTTAGGATGCAGAACATGCCTCCCTGGTACTTTCGGATGCGAACAGTGCACTTCAGGAGTCAGAGAACAAAAAAACGAATTTATACCTCCATTTATGGTTGTCAACTCCGTTAAAACATCAATTATGATGGGAAACTTCCCTGAAGAGGATCTTAAAATCAACATCAGTGGTGGAGGAGATGTTAGTTGTTATCCTCACCTTCTGGATATCACTTCTGCATTTTCCCAGTGGGAAATTCCCATCCACCTGGGATACACCAGTGGAAAGGGTATCGATGATCCCCAGATGGCCACCAATCTCATTTCTCACGGAGTTGAAGAAGTAACCTTCACTGTTTTTTCCACCAATCCAGATCTAAGAAAAAATTGGATGGGTGATAAAAATCCACAAGCAGCCCTTGATGCTTTAAAATTGTTTTCAGAAGGTTGTGAAGTTCATGCCGCTGCAGTTATCGTTCCCGGAGTTAACGATGGAGAAGAGCTAAGAAGAACCTGCAGTGACCTGGAAGAGTGGGGTGCTAAGGCATTTATCCTGATGCGATTCGCCAACTACCGCAACCAGGGCCTGATACTGAGAAACGAACCCATCATCGAAGGACTGGAACCACACAGTCTGCAGGAATTTGAGGAACTGGTGCGCAGTATAAATAAGGAATTCAACCTCAGAGTGACCGGCACCCCGGTATGCGACCCTGAAAACGATTCACCCTTTGCCTTGAGCCTAGAAAAAAATTGGGAATATCTGGACATATTATCCGAGGTTACCTCTGAAGCTACGGTCTTAACCAGTAAGGTAGCCAAACCCTATATTGAAAAAATATTCAATGCAATAGGGGCTTCAGATCTGGTTAATGTGGTGGCAGCAGATCAGGACATAGGCTGCCTAATAACCCAGCAAGATCTGGAAGATTTGGACCTTCAAGACCTTAAAGAAACCGTAATGATCCCTGGTAGAGCCTTTGTTCATGATAAGAAAGCCACTGAAATTTTAAGTAGAGATGGGGTGGAGCGTATTGTAGCCCGGGGTCCTGATAAACTCAGTGTTGATGGGGAAATGAGTGGCACACTAAGCCCTGAAGATGTGCTTAAAACAGAATTAATAGCATTCCAGGACCTCATAGAAGCCATAAACTTCTTTGGTGTAAGAAAAAAATAA
- a CDS encoding TIGR04014 family B12-binding domain/radical SAM domain-containing protein, with product MEHKLKITVLTPEFYSYGALLIAGLLQKYGYPVKLQKGFKEDVDADIVFISLQSTIHLLKYQEELKAIPAFKIVGGPVTLSPELIFKCLPVDLVVVGEGENTLYNILRVFEKKSTSDVFALKGSDFKYLEGVAFKEDDRITITGQTSPAPLEKNLSMVPPDISSENIRGANVYLETHRGCPGNCGFCGVPCFFGREVRSRPLEDILTEVKHFLKNGARKIAISGGTGSLYGSSKFKNVDEEAFVKLLKEISKLTGPKNLTIPDVRVDLISDDILEAISKYTNGWVFFGIESGSDRILRHMKKGITVEQVREAVDMAREQGIKTAGSFIVAYPGEEEDDFQDTLDLADELMLDDYFISIAEPIPGTDLGNEIADLDLEDNILFQESQKYKRHNFSLAEERALDLMIESYVFRSYPIPMTQNLLSNLIDEVRSQGEHIKRVTELIKNNKLSKK from the coding sequence ATGGAGCATAAACTGAAAATAACTGTTTTAACCCCTGAGTTCTATAGTTACGGTGCTCTTTTAATTGCGGGTTTACTGCAAAAATATGGTTACCCTGTAAAATTGCAGAAAGGATTTAAGGAAGATGTTGATGCAGATATTGTTTTTATAAGCTTACAATCAACCATACACCTTTTGAAATATCAGGAAGAACTGAAAGCCATCCCTGCCTTTAAGATAGTAGGAGGGCCAGTTACACTTTCCCCTGAACTGATTTTTAAGTGCCTACCCGTAGATCTGGTGGTGGTGGGAGAGGGTGAAAATACCCTATATAATATATTAAGGGTTTTTGAAAAGAAATCCACCAGTGATGTTTTCGCCTTAAAAGGTTCTGATTTCAAATATTTAGAAGGAGTAGCTTTCAAAGAAGATGATAGGATTACTATCACTGGTCAAACTTCACCTGCACCTTTAGAAAAGAATTTGTCAATGGTGCCTCCAGATATTTCCTCTGAAAATATCAGGGGGGCTAATGTTTACTTGGAAACACATCGCGGATGCCCTGGTAACTGTGGATTCTGTGGAGTGCCGTGTTTCTTTGGTAGAGAAGTGAGAAGCCGCCCATTAGAAGACATCTTAACTGAAGTTAAACATTTCCTGAAAAATGGTGCACGGAAAATAGCCATTAGCGGTGGAACAGGTTCTCTTTATGGAAGTAGCAAATTCAAAAATGTGGATGAAGAAGCCTTTGTTAAGCTCTTAAAAGAGATATCGAAACTTACAGGACCCAAAAATCTTACCATACCTGATGTCAGGGTGGATTTAATCAGTGATGATATTTTGGAGGCTATCAGCAAATACACTAATGGATGGGTTTTCTTTGGGATTGAATCAGGCAGTGACCGCATTCTTCGCCATATGAAAAAGGGCATAACCGTGGAGCAAGTTCGTGAAGCAGTTGATATGGCCCGTGAGCAGGGGATAAAGACTGCGGGTTCATTTATTGTTGCTTATCCTGGAGAGGAAGAGGATGACTTCCAGGATACATTGGATCTGGCGGATGAGTTAATGCTGGATGATTATTTCATTAGTATCGCTGAACCTATCCCTGGAACTGATTTAGGCAATGAAATAGCTGATTTAGATCTGGAAGATAATATTCTTTTCCAGGAAAGCCAGAAATATAAAAGACATAACTTCAGTCTGGCTGAAGAAAGAGCACTGGATCTTATGATTGAATCATATGTGTTTAGAAGTTATCCCATCCCCATGACTCAGAATCTATTATCTAACCTTATAGATGAGGTCCGATCACAAGGAGAACATATAAAAAGAGTTACTGAGTTGATTAAAAACAATAAACTCTCCAAAAAATAG
- a CDS encoding MBL fold metallo-hydrolase: protein MNKKGSLKITVLYDNNCHPGFKAGWGFSSLVEFNDSTLLFDTGWDGNVLLHNLQAAEVKVEEIDMVVLSHDHWDHMGGITHILPLMKNPKVILLKSFSKNLKSEIRNRSEILEIEQSQSITDGVWTTGELGKKIKEQSMVVEIGEGMGKVIITGCAHPDLKSIIKNARNIGEGEVKALIGGLHDSRELDMLDGIDLVVPCHCTQRKDEIRSRFSNSYAECAAGDVFNF, encoded by the coding sequence ATGAACAAGAAGGGTTCCCTGAAAATTACTGTGTTATACGACAATAACTGTCACCCAGGTTTTAAGGCTGGCTGGGGATTTTCCAGCCTGGTGGAGTTTAATGACTCTACATTACTTTTTGATACGGGTTGGGATGGTAATGTGTTACTACATAATCTCCAAGCAGCGGAGGTAAAAGTTGAAGAAATAGATATGGTAGTGCTTTCCCATGACCACTGGGATCACATGGGTGGGATAACCCACATATTGCCCTTAATGAAAAATCCAAAGGTTATTCTCTTAAAATCATTTTCTAAAAACCTAAAAAGTGAAATAAGAAATAGATCAGAAATCTTGGAAATTGAACAGTCTCAGAGTATAACTGATGGTGTGTGGACAACTGGAGAATTAGGAAAAAAGATAAAAGAGCAGTCTATGGTGGTAGAAATTGGTGAAGGGATGGGAAAGGTCATTATAACAGGATGTGCTCATCCTGATTTAAAAAGTATAATAAAAAATGCTCGAAATATTGGTGAAGGTGAAGTGAAAGCCCTTATTGGGGGGTTGCACGATTCCAGGGAATTAGATATGTTGGATGGAATAGATCTGGTAGTGCCCTGTCATTGCACCCAGAGAAAGGATGAAATCCGCAGTAGGTTTTCTAATTCATATGCAGAATGCGCTGCTGGGGATGTGTTTAACTTTTGA
- a CDS encoding cation diffusion facilitator family transporter, with translation MVKKNSSNLKGGKERLKKGERAAKYAILTNLFLSVIKGIFGLLSGSVALIADSIHSFSDIFASLAVYIGLKLSQRKPDQRFPYGYYKAETMSSLIIAVVIVIGGLEIIMESFQGIIDPQPLKMPFIAIIVAAIAVIVSFLLSRYEKQIGDEIGSPALLGDSKHSLIDVFSSALVFASILASYIGYLSLQGVAGVVVSLLIIWMGLKIGKNAILVLLDATLDPETVGKIKELALSVNGVEGVHEVKVRSSGPYIFAELHLETKKEMSVEKAHEISTEVEKMVKKEVKKLETLMVHVEPVKKDKIRFAIAVENNNGLKSIPSKHFGKIPYFFIWDVSKGEIETYQIKNNPAYEIEKKRGIKTAEFLARENVDIILTKEMGEGPKYVLSESFIRFLPPKGDNLEEIMKNSIDLKVQ, from the coding sequence ATGGTCAAAAAAAATTCTAGTAACCTAAAAGGTGGCAAAGAACGTTTAAAAAAAGGTGAAAGGGCAGCCAAATATGCCATATTAACTAACCTCTTTTTAAGTGTAATCAAAGGCATTTTTGGATTATTATCTGGAAGTGTAGCTCTCATTGCAGATTCAATCCATTCCTTTTCCGATATATTTGCTTCTCTAGCTGTTTATATCGGTCTTAAACTTTCCCAGAGGAAACCGGACCAGAGATTCCCGTATGGTTACTACAAAGCAGAGACCATGTCCTCGCTTATTATTGCAGTGGTAATTGTAATTGGTGGTCTGGAAATTATCATGGAGTCTTTTCAGGGAATAATTGATCCTCAACCTTTAAAAATGCCCTTTATTGCCATTATAGTTGCTGCTATTGCAGTAATTGTATCTTTCCTACTTTCCCGTTACGAAAAACAGATAGGTGATGAAATAGGATCACCAGCCCTTTTAGGTGACTCTAAACATAGCTTAATTGATGTTTTTTCATCTGCACTGGTTTTTGCAAGTATACTGGCATCATATATTGGTTATCTAAGCCTTCAAGGTGTTGCTGGAGTAGTGGTATCCTTATTGATTATTTGGATGGGTTTAAAAATCGGAAAAAATGCGATATTGGTGCTTCTTGACGCTACTCTGGATCCTGAAACCGTTGGAAAAATAAAAGAACTGGCTTTATCTGTTAATGGTGTGGAAGGGGTTCATGAAGTCAAAGTGAGGAGTTCAGGACCTTACATATTTGCAGAACTCCACCTGGAAACTAAAAAAGAGATGTCAGTGGAAAAAGCACATGAAATTTCCACTGAAGTGGAAAAAATGGTTAAAAAAGAGGTAAAAAAGCTTGAAACATTGATGGTGCATGTAGAGCCCGTGAAAAAGGATAAAATTAGGTTTGCAATCGCTGTTGAAAATAATAATGGTCTTAAATCAATTCCATCCAAACATTTTGGAAAGATACCCTATTTCTTTATATGGGATGTTAGTAAGGGGGAGATAGAAACTTACCAGATAAAAAATAATCCAGCATATGAAATAGAAAAAAAGAGGGGGATAAAAACTGCTGAATTTCTGGCAAGAGAAAATGTTGATATTATTTTAACTAAAGAAATGGGTGAAGGTCCTAAATATGTTCTTTCAGAGTCTTTCATTCGTTTTTTACCTCCAAAAGGAGATAACCTTGAAGAAATAATGAAAAACTCTATAGATCTGAAAGTACAATAA
- a CDS encoding P-loop NTPase, whose product MKTITVLSGKGGAGKSTLAASLSVMLAKDNKIVAVDCDADAPNLALVLGLYEENFDNWESLITGEKIQLSKEKCQSLKFCPKCQGLRKCVEACKYSAITWNQEEELPEINELLCVGCGACELACPTGALTLKKVENGSLGVGKTQYGFPIVSGQLKIGESGSGKVVNELRIRASKIAEDIQADYMILDAAAGIGCPVIASVRGSDYVILVTEPTPAAFWDLKRAIELVDHFNIPCAAVINRWGINRDFTAHLQDYFKTNQIPVLGLIPYDVRFVRALVNLKPAVVYEKNFRPIFKQIMENCLFQMQNIPLY is encoded by the coding sequence ATGAAAACCATCACTGTACTATCAGGGAAAGGGGGCGCGGGTAAAAGCACTTTAGCTGCTTCATTATCTGTAATGCTGGCAAAAGATAATAAAATAGTGGCAGTTGACTGTGATGCTGATGCCCCTAATTTAGCTCTTGTTTTAGGTTTATATGAAGAAAATTTTGATAATTGGGAATCACTGATAACCGGGGAAAAAATCCAACTATCAAAAGAGAAATGCCAGTCACTTAAATTCTGCCCCAAATGTCAGGGTCTTAGAAAATGTGTAGAAGCTTGCAAATACTCAGCAATCACCTGGAACCAGGAGGAAGAACTGCCTGAAATAAATGAATTATTATGTGTGGGATGTGGTGCTTGCGAATTAGCCTGCCCAACTGGGGCTCTTACTCTTAAAAAGGTTGAAAACGGCAGTTTGGGTGTTGGAAAAACACAGTATGGGTTTCCTATAGTCTCTGGACAGCTTAAAATAGGGGAATCTGGTTCTGGTAAGGTGGTAAACGAACTTCGTATAAGGGCTTCTAAAATTGCAGAAGATATCCAGGCAGATTATATGATTTTGGATGCGGCTGCAGGTATTGGATGTCCAGTTATTGCCTCTGTAAGGGGCAGTGATTATGTAATATTGGTAACTGAACCTACTCCTGCGGCCTTCTGGGATCTTAAAAGAGCCATAGAACTGGTTGATCATTTTAACATTCCCTGCGCAGCGGTAATTAACCGCTGGGGAATCAACAGAGACTTCACAGCTCATCTACAGGACTACTTCAAAACCAACCAAATTCCAGTATTAGGTTTGATTCCATATGATGTCAGATTCGTAAGGGCACTGGTAAATTTAAAACCTGCTGTAGTTTATGAAAAAAATTTTAGACCCATATTCAAACAGATAATGGAAAATTGTCTGTTTCAGATGCAAAACATTCCTCTGTATTAA